In Kordiimonas sp. SCSIO 12610, the following are encoded in one genomic region:
- the tgt gene encoding tRNA guanosine(34) transglycosylase Tgt → MSERFSYKIHATDGMARAGTIQMMRGEIRTPAFMPVGTAGTVKAMYPENVRSTGADILLGNTYHLMLRPTAERVHRLGGLHKFMNWDRPILTDSGGFQVMSLAQLRKMSEEGVTFQSHLDGSKILLTPERSMEIQRLLGSDIVMAFDECTPYPASEEQTKESMELSMRWAKRSRDGFNSGEEHAARSALFGIVQGGVYEDLRFKSIDALTDIGFDGYAIGGLAVGEGQEMMFKVLDFTMPRMPKDTPRYLMGVGKPDDIVGAVERGIDMFDCVMPTRSGRTGQGFTRRGAINMKNARHKDDMRPIDEACSCPACTQYSRAYIHHLIKSGEMLGSMLLTWHNLQFYQDLMAGLRSAINEGRLTEHANKFRETYALGDIDPV, encoded by the coding sequence ATGAGCGAACGTTTTTCCTATAAAATTCATGCAACCGACGGCATGGCGCGCGCTGGTACCATTCAAATGATGCGCGGTGAAATCAGAACACCCGCTTTTATGCCAGTAGGTACAGCAGGTACAGTTAAGGCTATGTATCCTGAAAATGTACGATCTACAGGCGCGGACATCCTCCTTGGCAACACATATCACCTGATGCTTCGCCCTACCGCAGAGCGGGTGCATAGGTTGGGTGGACTACATAAATTTATGAACTGGGACCGCCCGATCCTAACAGACTCTGGTGGGTTTCAGGTTATGTCGCTAGCGCAGCTTCGGAAAATGAGCGAAGAAGGTGTTACATTTCAATCCCACCTCGACGGCAGTAAGATTTTACTCACTCCAGAACGCTCGATGGAAATTCAGCGGCTCTTGGGTTCTGATATCGTAATGGCTTTCGATGAATGTACACCGTACCCAGCATCAGAGGAACAAACCAAAGAATCTATGGAATTATCCATGCGCTGGGCAAAGCGTTCACGTGACGGTTTCAATAGCGGTGAAGAGCATGCGGCACGGTCTGCGCTTTTTGGTATTGTTCAGGGCGGCGTTTATGAGGACTTACGATTTAAATCAATCGACGCCTTGACCGATATTGGCTTTGATGGTTATGCGATTGGCGGCCTTGCGGTTGGCGAAGGTCAAGAAATGATGTTCAAGGTGTTGGACTTCACAATGCCCAGAATGCCTAAAGATACGCCACGCTATCTAATGGGGGTTGGCAAGCCTGATGATATTGTTGGTGCGGTAGAGCGTGGCATTGATATGTTTGATTGTGTTATGCCCACGCGCTCGGGAAGAACAGGGCAGGGGTTTACTCGCCGTGGTGCCATCAATATGAAAAATGCGCGCCACAAAGATGATATGCGACCAATTGATGAAGCATGCTCATGTCCCGCGTGTACGCAGTATTCACGTGCCTACATCCATCACCTTATCAAGTCGGGTGAAATGTTAGGGTCAATGCTCCTTACCTGGCATAATTTACAGTTTTATCAAGACCTTATGGCAGGGCTTAGAAGCGCGATTAATGAGGGCCGATTAACTGAACATGCGAATAAGTTTCGAGAAACATATGCGCTTGGAGATATTGATCCCGTCTAG
- a CDS encoding alpha/beta fold hydrolase, giving the protein MALFLRYLLLLSTLNIATICHAYSNAINLKENPPSCDPDFFRQAKSAYCVWEQEHRLYRFVPSRRVHDIPVFYLSGGPGIYTEQYLPQMEKLSEQLGRIILFPALHGLYGESKEKFDCIAEEKQVFEYRSKASDIDEKTHQKLKRLVFLKGCIDRLSLQKAELLKYGTVAIADSYEKLRKSLGIRKWVIMAESYGTRPAIQLANLSPNTVTSLVLDSPETPWVDEFWHLETQFKNTIMKLDELCAPRKANCPNRRQKISKRIENIFHMLTNGNSGPHYITLKSFKSANKTTPYRLNDNDVLARVFNSFRHPSSVRYLPYTLSAQSLEVFLKRLSQDMTTEEQQRNLTSFGVQHYIRCTELPYWKWGERTPDKDDSFNFEILSRFKKALFERQTAICNRFGIEPRQTMTKPVLHPSLRVLILSGGLDPVTPSDIVMKAFEVFPNVTFYRYPQLGHVVNNQAECVVEDIKQYINTPYKDEISLTTKEQPTSNCREKDLRLQFYTPVTIR; this is encoded by the coding sequence ATGGCTTTATTTCTACGCTATTTGTTACTTTTGAGCACCCTGAATATTGCGACAATCTGCCACGCATATTCAAACGCTATCAATTTAAAAGAAAATCCACCCAGCTGCGATCCAGATTTTTTCAGGCAAGCCAAATCAGCTTATTGTGTATGGGAGCAGGAACACAGGTTGTATCGGTTTGTTCCATCCAGAAGAGTACATGATATACCTGTTTTTTATCTGTCTGGTGGCCCTGGCATTTATACTGAACAATATCTTCCTCAAATGGAGAAGCTATCGGAACAACTCGGCCGCATAATATTGTTTCCAGCACTTCATGGTTTGTACGGCGAATCAAAAGAAAAATTTGATTGTATTGCAGAAGAAAAACAGGTCTTTGAATACAGGTCCAAAGCAAGTGACATAGATGAGAAAACACATCAAAAATTAAAAAGGCTGGTATTTTTAAAAGGATGTATTGATCGTCTATCCCTCCAAAAAGCCGAGCTTTTGAAATATGGTACAGTGGCGATTGCAGATTCCTACGAAAAGCTACGAAAAAGTTTAGGAATCAGAAAATGGGTTATCATGGCAGAATCCTATGGAACCCGCCCTGCAATACAGCTCGCTAATTTATCTCCAAACACGGTTACAAGCCTTGTACTCGATTCCCCTGAAACTCCGTGGGTTGATGAGTTTTGGCATCTGGAAACGCAATTTAAAAATACCATAATGAAATTGGATGAATTGTGTGCTCCAAGAAAAGCAAATTGTCCGAATCGCCGTCAAAAGATATCGAAACGAATTGAAAATATTTTTCATATGTTGACGAACGGAAACTCAGGGCCACACTACATAACGCTTAAGAGTTTTAAATCTGCTAACAAAACCACGCCTTATCGATTAAACGATAACGATGTGTTGGCTAGAGTTTTCAACTCTTTTCGCCATCCCTCATCAGTGCGATATCTTCCGTACACCCTTTCGGCTCAGTCTTTAGAGGTTTTTCTAAAACGTTTGTCACAAGACATGACTACGGAAGAGCAACAAAGGAATTTAACCAGTTTTGGTGTTCAACACTATATACGGTGCACCGAGCTACCCTATTGGAAATGGGGCGAAAGAACACCGGATAAAGACGATAGTTTCAATTTTGAAATATTATCTAGATTTAAAAAGGCGCTATTTGAAAGACAAACTGCTATTTGCAACCGGTTTGGCATAGAGCCACGCCAAACAATGACAAAACCTGTGTTACATCCATCACTTAGGGTGTTGATATTGTCTGGTGGTTTAGACCCGGTAACGCCCAGTGATATAGTCATGAAAGCTTTTGAAGTGTTCCCCAATGTAACATTTTATCGCTACCCACAGCTTGGTCACGTTGTTAATAATCAGGCGGAATGCGTAGTTGAGGATATAAAACAGTACATCAACACTCCATATAAGGATGAAATCTCACTCACGACAAAAGAGCAGCCGACCTCAAACTGCCGTGAAAAAGACCTGCGCTTACAATTTTATACGCCTGTAACCATAAGGTAA
- a CDS encoding PepSY-associated TM helix domain-containing protein: MKTQKLFRQIHHWGSIIIAIPLLVMIGAGILLMLKKEIEWIQPKSQKGIEREAIPTRSLAELYEAAKTVEHAGITTWADLERVDVKADKGMVKFVSATNWEVQVDANTAEILQVAFRRSDIIEQIHDGSFFADWAKLWLFLPAGIVLFVLWITGIYLFFLPHVKKWQKKRSRKSA; the protein is encoded by the coding sequence TTGAAAACTCAAAAGTTATTTCGCCAGATACACCACTGGGGATCTATTATCATTGCTATTCCACTATTGGTGATGATTGGCGCAGGCATCCTGCTGATGCTAAAAAAAGAAATTGAATGGATACAGCCCAAATCACAAAAAGGAATAGAGCGCGAGGCAATTCCAACAAGGTCACTAGCCGAATTATATGAAGCCGCCAAAACTGTTGAACATGCGGGCATTACCACTTGGGCAGACCTTGAACGGGTAGACGTTAAGGCCGATAAAGGAATGGTCAAGTTTGTGTCGGCAACGAATTGGGAAGTTCAGGTTGACGCAAATACAGCAGAAATCCTGCAAGTCGCTTTCAGGCGTTCAGACATTATTGAACAAATTCATGATGGAAGTTTCTTTGCGGATTGGGCAAAGCTTTGGTTGTTTTTACCAGCAGGTATTGTTCTATTTGTGTTATGGATAACGGGGATTTATTTGTTTTTTCTACCGCATGTTAAAAAATGGCAGAAAAAGCGAAGTCGAAAATCAGCATAA
- a CDS encoding peptidylprolyl isomerase has product MVGIMSEELDAAELQLSLDKENILYMDLEFGRVEILMRPDVAPNHVDRMKELAREGFYDGIVFHRVIPGFMAQGGDPTGTGTGGSDKPNLKAEFNRVPHLRGTLSMARTDNPDSANSQFFICFTRCAQLDNKYTVWGRVIKGMEFVDMIEKGEPPRNPSKIISVRVAADVDK; this is encoded by the coding sequence ATGGTGGGAATTATGAGTGAAGAATTAGACGCCGCTGAATTACAGCTTTCGCTAGATAAAGAGAATATACTCTATATGGACCTGGAATTTGGTCGTGTGGAAATATTGATGCGACCTGACGTTGCCCCTAACCATGTTGATCGCATGAAAGAATTAGCGCGTGAAGGCTTTTATGATGGCATTGTGTTTCACCGTGTGATCCCAGGTTTTATGGCGCAGGGCGGTGATCCGACAGGTACAGGAACCGGTGGTAGTGACAAACCTAACTTGAAGGCTGAATTTAATCGTGTTCCTCATTTGCGCGGTACACTATCTATGGCTCGGACCGACAATCCAGACAGCGCAAACAGCCAGTTCTTTATTTGTTTTACCCGCTGTGCGCAGCTTGATAACAAATATACTGTTTGGGGCCGTGTAATCAAAGGTATGGAATTTGTCGATATGATCGAAAAAGGCGAGCCTCCACGTAATCCAAGTAAAATTATTAGTGTGCGTGTTGCCGCAGACGTTGATAAATAA
- the gyrA gene encoding DNA gyrase subunit A, with product MSDNTPLTPEERDIQPITIEEEMKSSYLDYAMSVIVSRALPDVRDGLKPVHRRILYSMHENNYEWNRPYRKSARIVGDVMGKYHPHGDSAIYDALVRLAQDFSMRAPLIDGQGNFGSMDGDSAAAMRYTEARMDKISSMILADIDKDTVNFQPNYDESESEPVVLPARFPNLLVNGGAGIAVGMATNIPPHNLREVIDGVFAVIENPDIDTLGLMEHIKGPDFPTGGIILGAGGIRSAFETGRGSVVIRSKTHVEEIRAGRFAIVITEVPYQVNKASMIEKIAECVQTKRIEGISDIRDESDRDGVRVVVELKRDTVPEVVLNQLFRFTQVQTSFGVNMLALNGGKPEQLNLKQVLEAFIDFREEVITRRTKFDLNKARDRAHIMVGLVTAVANIDEVVAIIRGAPSPAAAREALRNRRWHPGEIMDYLELINETGALNEDGTYQLSDIQVKAILDLRLHRLTALGRDEIGGELEELAARIRVYLEILQSREKLYEVLTTELSAVREEFGNDRRTEIDMDTAGAFDDEDLIAREDMVVTVTHTGYIKRVPLSTYRAQRRGGKGRSGMQTKDEDFLSTVFIADTHTPVLFFSNTGQVYKMKVWKLPLGTPQSKGKAVINLLPLQQDETIATILPLPEDEDSWGDLHVMFATAKGNVRRNRLSDFSNVMANGKIAIRFSDDDDKLIGVDVCTENDDVLLAAKGGRAIRFKAADVRLFAGRTSTGVRGMKFAEGDEVISMCILNGTDASTEERDAYLRAASWKTEPGERTLSDERMQELKDVEQFILTVTSNGFGKRTSNHEYRVTGRGGQGIWNVPSDDRLRSQIGNVVAVFPITDDEQVMMVTDQGKLIRTPVHDVRIAARNTKGVTLFKVSDDETIVSVAKLQETDEEEASENNSSDAGSEASEANAAPDTNNED from the coding sequence TTGAGCGATAATACCCCACTCACTCCTGAAGAACGCGATATTCAACCCATTACTATCGAAGAGGAAATGAAATCCTCTTATCTCGATTATGCAATGAGCGTAATTGTTTCTCGTGCATTGCCTGACGTACGTGATGGTTTGAAACCTGTTCACCGCCGTATTTTATATTCAATGCATGAAAATAACTATGAGTGGAACAGGCCGTATCGCAAATCGGCACGTATTGTCGGGGACGTAATGGGTAAATACCACCCCCACGGCGATAGCGCGATTTATGATGCATTGGTTCGCTTGGCGCAGGACTTCTCTATGCGGGCGCCGCTTATTGATGGGCAGGGTAACTTTGGTTCTATGGACGGCGATAGCGCTGCTGCAATGCGTTATACCGAAGCCCGAATGGATAAGATATCAAGCATGATTCTTGCTGATATCGATAAAGATACAGTCAACTTTCAGCCAAACTATGACGAAAGCGAAAGCGAGCCTGTTGTACTTCCGGCCCGTTTTCCGAATTTGTTGGTGAACGGTGGCGCTGGTATCGCGGTTGGTATGGCAACGAATATCCCGCCGCATAACCTCCGTGAAGTTATTGATGGTGTTTTTGCGGTTATTGAAAATCCGGATATCGACACGTTAGGTCTGATGGAACACATCAAAGGTCCTGACTTCCCGACAGGTGGTATTATTCTGGGTGCTGGCGGCATAAGGTCCGCGTTTGAAACAGGGCGGGGTTCGGTTGTAATTCGAAGTAAAACCCATGTTGAAGAAATTCGGGCTGGTCGATTTGCTATCGTGATTACGGAAGTGCCTTATCAGGTCAATAAGGCGTCCATGATCGAAAAGATCGCAGAATGCGTGCAGACCAAGCGTATTGAAGGCATTTCAGATATTCGCGACGAATCAGACCGCGATGGTGTGCGTGTTGTTGTTGAGCTTAAGCGTGATACGGTTCCCGAGGTTGTTCTTAATCAGCTATTCCGCTTCACACAGGTTCAAACTAGCTTCGGCGTTAACATGCTTGCCTTGAATGGCGGCAAACCAGAACAATTAAACCTTAAGCAAGTTCTGGAAGCTTTCATTGATTTCCGTGAAGAGGTGATCACTCGCAGGACCAAGTTTGATCTGAATAAGGCTCGCGACCGCGCTCATATCATGGTTGGCCTCGTGACCGCAGTTGCTAATATTGACGAAGTTGTTGCAATCATTCGGGGCGCGCCATCACCGGCCGCAGCGCGCGAGGCGCTTCGCAACCGTCGTTGGCACCCTGGTGAGATTATGGACTACCTTGAGCTTATCAATGAAACCGGCGCGCTGAACGAGGACGGCACTTACCAGCTTTCTGATATTCAGGTTAAAGCTATTCTCGATCTGCGTTTGCACCGCCTAACAGCGCTTGGACGTGATGAAATTGGCGGCGAGTTAGAAGAGCTTGCAGCCCGTATCCGCGTCTATTTGGAAATTCTTCAGTCACGTGAAAAACTATATGAAGTTTTAACCACAGAATTATCCGCGGTACGTGAAGAATTTGGTAATGACCGCCGCACTGAAATCGATATGGATACTGCGGGTGCGTTCGACGATGAAGACCTGATCGCGCGTGAAGATATGGTCGTCACTGTAACCCACACCGGTTACATTAAACGTGTACCGCTTTCGACCTACCGTGCGCAGCGCCGTGGCGGCAAAGGCCGTTCTGGCATGCAGACCAAAGATGAGGACTTCCTCTCTACCGTATTCATCGCTGATACGCATACGCCTGTGTTGTTCTTCTCGAACACAGGACAGGTATATAAAATGAAAGTGTGGAAGCTTCCACTTGGAACACCACAGTCAAAAGGTAAGGCAGTAATCAACCTACTACCACTTCAGCAGGATGAAACGATCGCAACCATTCTCCCACTTCCTGAGGACGAGGATAGCTGGGGTGACTTGCATGTTATGTTTGCAACGGCAAAAGGGAACGTGCGCCGCAATCGACTTTCCGATTTCTCAAACGTCATGGCGAACGGCAAGATTGCTATCCGTTTCTCAGATGACGATGATAAATTAATAGGTGTTGATGTTTGCACAGAAAACGATGATGTCTTACTAGCAGCCAAAGGCGGCCGTGCAATCCGCTTCAAGGCAGCGGATGTTCGTTTGTTTGCTGGCCGTACGTCCACTGGTGTGCGCGGTATGAAATTCGCTGAAGGTGATGAAGTAATTTCCATGTGCATTCTGAACGGCACTGATGCGTCAACAGAAGAACGTGATGCATACCTTCGTGCGGCTTCGTGGAAAACGGAACCTGGTGAGCGAACGCTTTCTGATGAGCGTATGCAGGAATTGAAGGATGTTGAACAGTTTATCCTTACAGTTACGAGTAATGGATTTGGTAAGCGAACCAGCAACCATGAATACCGCGTGACTGGACGTGGTGGGCAGGGTATTTGGAATGTTCCTAGTGACGATCGCCTACGTTCTCAAATTGGTAATGTCGTTGCTGTTTTCCCAATCACGGACGATGAACAGGTGATGATGGTTACTGATCAAGGCAAGTTGATCAGAACGCCTGTTCATGATGTGCGGATTGCTGCAAGGAATACAAAAGGCGTAACGTTATTTAAAGTGTCTGATGATGAAACAATCGTTTCTGTCGCAAAACTTCAGGAAACTGATGAGGAAGAAGCATCAGAAAACAATAGTAGCGATGCTGGTTCCGAGGCCTCTGAAGCAAACGCAGCGCCAGACACAAATAATGAAGATTAA
- a CDS encoding glutathione S-transferase family protein: protein MKIYGDKRSGNCLKVQYVCDYLGISYDWEDVDVLSGRTRSGTFLKLNPSGQVPVIELSDGRCLSQSNAIIRFLANESPLVPANSWARAKMDEWLFWEQYSHEPAIAVCRFHMLFLEKAKNERDPALVTKGESALNIMENHLQDNEWFIGDHITLADIALYAYTQFSADGGFDLMAKPRIKLWLRRVRKELNSSFAA, encoded by the coding sequence ATGAAAATATACGGCGATAAACGGTCAGGAAACTGCCTGAAAGTTCAATATGTCTGTGATTATTTGGGTATTTCTTATGACTGGGAAGATGTCGATGTCCTATCAGGACGCACTCGAAGCGGAACATTTTTGAAGTTAAATCCATCAGGCCAAGTCCCGGTGATAGAACTTTCTGATGGTCGCTGCCTATCTCAATCCAATGCAATAATACGGTTCTTAGCCAATGAAAGCCCACTGGTACCGGCCAATTCCTGGGCACGAGCCAAGATGGATGAATGGCTGTTTTGGGAACAATATAGTCATGAACCAGCCATAGCCGTTTGTCGGTTTCATATGTTATTTTTGGAAAAGGCAAAGAACGAGCGTGATCCAGCGTTGGTTACCAAGGGTGAGTCTGCCCTGAATATCATGGAGAATCACCTGCAGGATAATGAATGGTTCATAGGGGATCATATTACGCTCGCAGATATAGCGCTTTATGCCTACACACAATTCTCAGCGGATGGTGGTTTTGATTTGATGGCAAAACCAAGAATAAAATTATGGCTGAGGCGCGTGCGCAAAGAACTCAACTCATCTTTCGCTGCCTGA
- the queA gene encoding tRNA preQ1(34) S-adenosylmethionine ribosyltransferase-isomerase QueA, whose protein sequence is MNVNDFDFELPKESIAIRPARPRDSARMLVLNAESQLEHKSVLDLADYLTSEDVIVFNNTRVIPGRLYGKRGDAKVEVTLHKRNSATEWQAFAKPAKKCRLNDILDFNGLSAKVTAIGEAGERTLQFNVEDNAMTEALEAHGTMPLPPYIAAQRAVDNADADDYQTVYAAEDGAVAAPTAGLHFTDRMFEKLKEKGVKQATVTLHVGAGTFLPVKVEDTKDHKMHSEWGEITPETAALLNDTKARGGRIISVGTTSMRLLESAADEKGIIHPFKDDTDIFITPGYRFRAVDILMTNFHLPKSTLFMLVSAFAGFEEMHYTYKTAIKDGYRFYSYGDSSLLFLKKDA, encoded by the coding sequence ATGAACGTAAATGATTTCGATTTTGAACTACCGAAAGAGTCGATCGCCATAAGACCAGCAAGGCCGCGTGATAGCGCCCGTATGCTTGTTTTAAATGCTGAAAGCCAATTAGAGCATAAATCGGTTTTGGATTTAGCAGATTATTTAACGTCTGAGGATGTGATTGTCTTCAACAATACCCGGGTAATTCCTGGAAGATTGTATGGAAAGCGCGGCGATGCCAAAGTTGAGGTAACGCTCCATAAGCGCAATTCGGCGACAGAATGGCAGGCCTTTGCAAAACCAGCAAAAAAATGCCGGTTGAATGATATTCTTGATTTCAATGGACTAAGCGCAAAGGTAACCGCAATAGGCGAAGCTGGCGAACGTACACTTCAATTCAACGTCGAAGATAATGCGATGACTGAGGCACTCGAAGCGCATGGAACAATGCCTTTGCCGCCTTATATCGCTGCACAGCGCGCTGTTGATAATGCCGATGCTGATGATTATCAGACTGTCTACGCGGCGGAAGACGGCGCAGTTGCGGCACCAACCGCTGGTCTGCATTTCACTGATCGAATGTTTGAAAAATTAAAAGAAAAAGGCGTTAAGCAAGCAACGGTTACTCTCCATGTTGGGGCGGGGACATTCTTACCAGTGAAGGTGGAAGATACTAAAGATCATAAAATGCACAGCGAATGGGGTGAAATAACACCAGAAACAGCAGCATTACTAAATGATACAAAGGCACGAGGTGGTCGAATTATATCGGTAGGAACAACATCGATGCGGCTTCTTGAAAGCGCGGCAGATGAAAAGGGCATCATTCATCCCTTCAAAGACGATACAGATATTTTTATTACGCCGGGCTATCGCTTTAGGGCTGTTGACATTTTAATGACTAATTTTCATTTACCTAAATCAACTCTTTTCATGCTGGTATCAGCATTCGCTGGTTTTGAGGAAATGCATTATACATACAAAACAGCAATTAAAGACGGGTACCGTTTTTATTCTTACGGCGATTCCAGCCTTCTCTTTCTAAAAAAGGACGCTTAA
- the coaD gene encoding pantetheine-phosphate adenylyltransferase — protein sequence MSKYRIGLYPGTFDPITNGHIDIVKRGLRLVDKLIIGVATNPSKNPMFSLEERVEMVERELKPLAEEVGVDFEVQQFDELLMHFAEKVNATVIIRGLRAVADFEYEFQMTGMNYQINPNIETLFLMADPRYQTIASKLVKEVALYGGEIAPFVPATIAEAVRAKIADAK from the coding sequence ATGTCAAAATATCGTATTGGATTATACCCAGGTACATTTGACCCGATAACAAACGGGCATATTGATATTGTTAAGCGTGGCCTCCGTCTTGTTGATAAACTTATTATCGGTGTCGCGACAAACCCTAGCAAGAACCCTATGTTTAGCCTGGAAGAACGCGTTGAAATGGTTGAGCGCGAATTAAAGCCACTTGCTGAAGAAGTAGGGGTTGATTTTGAAGTTCAGCAATTTGATGAGCTTTTGATGCATTTTGCTGAAAAGGTTAATGCCACTGTAATTATTCGTGGTCTTCGGGCGGTAGCAGATTTTGAATATGAGTTCCAGATGACTGGGATGAACTATCAAATCAATCCAAATATTGAGACATTATTTTTAATGGCTGATCCACGCTATCAAACTATTGCCTCAAAGTTGGTTAAAGAAGTTGCATTGTACGGTGGGGAAATAGCGCCCTTTGTACCGGCAACGATCGCAGAGGCCGTTAGGGCCAAAATTGCTGATGCGAAGTAG
- a CDS encoding porin, whose amino-acid sequence MGHKFSSILALSFTLFSQSVCATDDKSEAAPGPFSQDRLHIGGRIILENAEARFDGVNFDESELRQLRIRPTYNFSDTFRVVAAFEVSNNNIELPNVFLEQRTGAWRFRLGQAKLITGLDVANSRLALSFINRPAIIELTSALTRQTGLAVRYRSGDFVYHGGVYQGAISDGGDEEATVFSSRLVWSHENSDGNRFHIGGALRYRNRTDNDSFIYRIRPETRAVPRLINSARNSSEDILAGGEALYQSGPLTLTGEAIYLRASNSDSLGFYGDISWFFGGKRGYQKANARLDLSDVSNGIFHGGIGAFEVAARLDYARIQDDANIAQRQFSQELAFIWHMERNLKLVTNLIHTRSGPVNQRQDVNSLNLSLQFSL is encoded by the coding sequence ATGGGACATAAATTTTCGTCCATACTTGCACTATCATTTACTCTGTTTTCCCAAAGTGTTTGTGCCACCGATGACAAAAGTGAGGCTGCGCCGGGCCCCTTCAGTCAGGATAGGTTACATATCGGCGGGCGTATAATTCTTGAAAATGCAGAAGCAAGATTTGACGGTGTTAATTTTGATGAGAGTGAACTAAGGCAATTACGCATAAGACCAACCTATAATTTCTCTGATACCTTTAGGGTTGTTGCCGCTTTTGAAGTCTCCAATAATAATATTGAGCTGCCAAACGTTTTTCTCGAACAGCGAACCGGGGCATGGAGATTTAGGCTAGGACAAGCCAAGCTCATAACCGGTCTTGATGTTGCCAACAGCAGGTTAGCATTATCCTTTATCAATCGTCCTGCAATTATTGAACTTACATCAGCACTTACTCGGCAAACTGGTTTGGCGGTGCGTTATCGTTCAGGCGATTTTGTTTATCATGGCGGGGTATATCAAGGAGCGATATCAGATGGCGGGGACGAAGAAGCTACGGTTTTTTCATCACGTCTGGTGTGGAGCCATGAAAACTCCGATGGCAACAGATTTCATATTGGTGGGGCTCTTAGATACAGGAACCGCACTGACAACGATTCATTCATTTACCGAATACGCCCTGAAACCCGCGCTGTACCAAGATTGATCAACTCTGCCCGTAATTCTAGCGAAGATATATTGGCTGGAGGAGAGGCGCTATATCAAAGCGGACCCCTTACGCTAACCGGAGAAGCTATTTATTTGCGTGCCAGCAATAGCGATAGTCTTGGTTTTTACGGCGACATTAGCTGGTTCTTTGGTGGAAAGCGCGGATACCAGAAGGCGAACGCCAGGTTAGATTTAAGCGATGTATCAAATGGCATATTTCATGGCGGCATTGGTGCATTCGAGGTCGCTGCGCGGTTAGATTATGCACGTATTCAGGACGACGCCAATATTGCTCAAAGGCAATTTTCTCAAGAACTCGCCTTTATATGGCATATGGAACGGAATCTAAAACTTGTAACAAACTTAATTCACACACGGTCCGGCCCGGTTAATCAAAGACAAGACGTAAATAGCCTTAATCTAAGCCTACAGTTTTCTTTATAA